One Echinicola strongylocentroti DNA window includes the following coding sequences:
- a CDS encoding helix-turn-helix domain-containing protein translates to MTYLGRRIRELREAKGFLLRQVAAYIEADTALVSKLERGERKAQKNQLKKIAAFLEVDEKELELLWLADKIIDDIDQEPQGLKALNFVQGEMAK, encoded by the coding sequence ATGACCTATTTGGGAAGAAGAATTCGTGAGCTAAGAGAAGCTAAAGGTTTTCTACTTAGACAAGTAGCGGCCTATATTGAAGCGGATACAGCTTTGGTCAGTAAACTGGAGCGAGGGGAGAGAAAGGCTCAAAAGAATCAGCTAAAAAAAATCGCAGCTTTTTTGGAGGTAGATGAAAAAGAACTGGAACTGCTTTGGTTGGCTGATAAGATTATAGATGATATTGACCAAGAGCCACAAGGTTTGAAAGCCTTAAATTTTGTACAAGGGGAAATGGCCAAGTAA
- a CDS encoding TIR domain-containing protein — MKDVISRYKIVYDDLDNLGLGNYLTSRDFKLSMSQKGLFDFWDNIVNIAADKRTFFAVGHDHEYFDSLTAFADLLNAISSEKKWEKVATFIVYSFIKSFKYKKNLKHLEESLSLSWFDEEELSQILLEINLNSEKVEELKQTKNFVHLNNGKMSKSKIFIVHGHEEGIKQSVARFLEKFDLNPVIINELPSESNTIIEQIEKYGDVDYAIVLMTGDDEGRRKGTDTLQERARQNVILELGYFLGKLGRKHVSVIYEKGVEIPSDFSGIIYIPYDYNEAWKVRLVKELKANGFEIDMNNYF; from the coding sequence ATGAAAGATGTTATAAGCAGGTACAAAATCGTCTATGATGACCTGGATAATTTAGGTTTAGGAAACTATTTAACATCAAGAGATTTTAAATTGTCGATGTCGCAAAAAGGGTTATTTGATTTCTGGGATAATATAGTAAATATTGCGGCCGATAAGAGAACATTTTTTGCCGTAGGACATGATCATGAATATTTTGATTCATTAACCGCTTTTGCTGATCTTCTAAATGCTATATCCTCTGAAAAAAAATGGGAAAAAGTGGCAACATTTATTGTTTATAGTTTTATTAAATCTTTCAAATACAAAAAAAATCTAAAACATTTAGAAGAAAGCTTGTCTCTAAGTTGGTTTGATGAAGAAGAATTGAGTCAAATTCTTTTGGAAATCAACCTAAATTCGGAGAAAGTCGAGGAGCTAAAGCAAACTAAAAATTTTGTTCATCTTAATAACGGTAAAATGTCAAAGTCAAAAATATTTATTGTTCATGGGCATGAGGAAGGGATAAAGCAATCCGTTGCAAGATTTTTAGAAAAATTTGATTTGAATCCTGTCATTATTAATGAATTGCCCTCTGAAAGTAATACTATAATTGAACAAATCGAAAAGTACGGTGACGTAGACTACGCTATAGTACTTATGACTGGTGATGATGAGGGCCGGAGAAAAGGAACTGATACTCTCCAAGAGCGTGCCCGACAAAATGTGATATTAGAATTGGGGTACTTTTTAGGTAAATTAGGTCGTAAGCATGTTTCAGTTATTTATGAAAAAGGTGTAGAGATTCCTTCCGACTTTTCGGGAATTATCTATATTCCTTATGATTACAATGAAGCATGGAAAGTAAGATTGGTGAAAGAGTTGAAGGCAAATGGATTTGAGATCGATATGAATAATTATTTTTAA
- a CDS encoding DUF2971 domain-containing protein: MNDPRESVDWSFGGTNIPYEEIFNGYYNENTHFDCQYKFGNIIRDSYQVLCFSGAKEAGWNNEMMWAHYGGLSSGVCLEFDEDSLMKNIKEAYPNTNFKIDDIDYSNTELEPWVHWNPRISYEQNMNDIFQNLCKPMTLSKSKYWSNEDEKRLVFTNSEEPFYIPILGALKTVYVGINFNKKVLLESIFKALSGNFKLSMLIYQKNRFERWGLREKAGGGISTCQFENMLPNLN; this comes from the coding sequence ATGAATGATCCTAGAGAATCTGTCGATTGGTCTTTTGGAGGAACTAATATACCTTATGAGGAGATTTTTAATGGATATTATAATGAGAATACCCATTTCGATTGTCAGTATAAATTCGGAAATATTATTAGGGATAGTTATCAGGTTTTGTGTTTTTCAGGAGCAAAAGAAGCAGGCTGGAATAATGAAATGATGTGGGCGCATTATGGTGGCTTGAGTTCAGGAGTATGCTTAGAATTTGATGAGGATTCTCTTATGAAAAACATCAAAGAGGCTTACCCTAATACAAATTTCAAAATAGATGACATTGATTATTCAAATACCGAACTAGAGCCTTGGGTACATTGGAACCCAAGAATATCATATGAACAGAATATGAATGATATTTTTCAGAATTTATGTAAACCAATGACCCTTAGTAAATCAAAATACTGGAGTAATGAAGATGAGAAAAGATTAGTGTTTACCAATAGCGAAGAACCATTTTATATTCCAATACTTGGTGCTTTAAAAACTGTGTATGTTGGAATAAATTTCAACAAGAAAGTTTTACTAGAAAGTATCTTCAAAGCTCTTTCAGGCAATTTTAAATTATCGATGCTTATTTATCAAAAGAATAGATTTGAGAGATGGGGCCTGAGAGAAAAGGCTGGAGGAGGGATTAGCACGTGCCAATTTGAAAATATGTTACCGAATCTCAATTAA
- a CDS encoding DUF4365 domain-containing protein — MAFDENPIVDDNSKNSEESVLFVKSIFSQRNGFICRTDHPDFGVDQLVELLKFDGDSSTYNQATNKRFVLQLKSIEKISEDKIMEKSGENFIKISFKSSRLKYLLEFAPAYGLIILYDAFSKKAYFDYAEEIYKNLNDFHQGESWKEKKQPTIYIPLNNELSLDSLKIIHDFFSNRHENAESLILNHGQSYNIPSFRKPSTKDFDFRNPQDVKKVLVEYGWSLIDDNDLNFVDSMLSVLSYHELLNDPRLCLLKATVSCEIGNHFDADFFLSKYDQLSHAADSDLSRKIFLRNKIDFILGKVDYSEFIINLTELSKNISDSYNKLLIEINITFISFLKKISSVSTNSDSFELIVGLFKKIESSEIEVKKKHYLKIYHISNLVVFVTDYVRKKLSKFKVKESMGVNVPIHERGQEVRDIISKIEFFKKLTFETWEYGSKIEDKFLVASSMYNFTNYQFIFNFNIALLSWNNIAEKVGDKEEFTKYINLAFSAYKMFFDIAKIHQAYLSLILAHELTLLYKVLRGETIKNDPEKIEINIREIEIKMEYNSFQSVVMESIPLLKREKKPVDLAFQEIDESNIDYFVDTLCDSMGLPDDRKKYIRSDIAASKQFYKERKSEKLELLQDLSHTKSISTHYKYPLIYSIQCQKCKVRTPWRNDVNQLLKLMESHKC, encoded by the coding sequence ATGGCCTTTGATGAAAATCCTATAGTTGATGATAATTCCAAAAATTCGGAAGAATCAGTACTTTTTGTAAAATCGATTTTCAGTCAGAGAAATGGATTTATTTGCAGGACTGACCATCCAGATTTCGGGGTAGACCAATTAGTTGAGCTATTAAAGTTTGACGGAGATTCTAGTACTTACAATCAAGCCACAAATAAAAGGTTTGTCTTACAATTGAAATCAATAGAAAAGATTTCAGAAGACAAGATTATGGAGAAAAGTGGTGAAAATTTTATTAAAATCAGCTTCAAATCCTCACGATTAAAATACTTACTTGAATTTGCTCCTGCTTATGGTCTGATAATTTTATATGATGCATTTTCAAAAAAAGCGTACTTTGATTATGCAGAAGAGATATATAAAAATCTTAATGATTTTCATCAGGGAGAAAGCTGGAAAGAAAAAAAGCAACCTACTATTTATATACCTTTAAATAACGAACTTAGTTTAGATTCACTTAAAATTATTCATGATTTTTTCAGCAACCGACATGAAAATGCCGAAAGTCTTATATTAAATCATGGCCAATCTTATAATATTCCATCATTTAGAAAACCCTCTACAAAGGACTTTGATTTTAGGAATCCTCAGGATGTAAAAAAGGTATTGGTTGAATACGGATGGTCTTTGATTGACGATAATGATTTGAATTTTGTGGATTCGATGTTGAGTGTTTTGTCATACCATGAATTATTAAATGACCCAAGATTATGTTTACTAAAAGCAACTGTAAGTTGTGAAATAGGCAACCATTTTGATGCCGACTTTTTTTTATCCAAATATGACCAACTAAGCCATGCGGCTGATTCGGATTTATCGCGAAAAATATTTCTTCGAAACAAGATTGACTTTATTTTAGGGAAGGTTGATTACTCTGAATTTATAATAAACCTTACAGAACTTAGCAAAAATATCTCAGATTCATATAATAAACTATTGATCGAAATAAACATTACTTTTATAAGTTTTCTTAAAAAAATATCTTCAGTGAGTACCAATTCTGATAGCTTTGAGCTGATTGTAGGGTTGTTTAAAAAAATAGAAAGTTCTGAAATAGAAGTTAAGAAGAAGCACTATTTAAAAATATACCACATTTCAAACCTTGTCGTTTTTGTCACTGACTATGTTAGGAAAAAACTATCCAAATTTAAAGTAAAAGAAAGTATGGGAGTAAATGTTCCCATACATGAAAGGGGGCAAGAAGTAAGGGACATAATTTCTAAGATCGAATTTTTTAAGAAATTAACTTTTGAAACATGGGAATACGGATCAAAGATAGAGGATAAGTTTCTTGTGGCATCTTCCATGTATAATTTCACTAACTATCAATTTATTTTTAATTTTAATATTGCTCTATTAAGTTGGAATAATATTGCTGAAAAGGTTGGAGACAAGGAAGAGTTCACAAAGTACATAAATCTTGCATTTAGCGCATACAAGATGTTTTTCGATATAGCAAAAATCCACCAAGCCTATTTATCTCTTATTCTTGCTCATGAATTGACACTTCTTTATAAAGTTTTACGAGGGGAGACAATAAAAAATGATCCAGAAAAAATTGAAATAAACATTAGGGAAATAGAAATAAAAATGGAGTATAATTCATTTCAATCAGTCGTAATGGAATCTATTCCCTTATTAAAAAGAGAAAAAAAACCAGTTGATTTGGCATTTCAAGAAATTGACGAAAGTAATATTGATTACTTTGTTGATACTCTGTGTGATTCTATGGGATTGCCTGATGATAGAAAAAAGTACATTAGGTCAGATATTGCTGCATCAAAGCAATTTTATAAAGAGAGAAAATCGGAAAAATTAGAGCTGTTACAAGATTTGTCTCATACCAAAAGCATTTCAACTCATTATAAATACCCATTGATTTACTCTATCCAATGTCAAAAATGTAAAGTGAGGACACCTTGGAGAAATGATGTGAACCAACTGCTAAAATTAATGGAGTCGCATAAATGTTAA
- the hsdR gene encoding EcoAI/FtnUII family type I restriction enzme subunit R, whose product MIDKKTLSERDICTKFITPAIEKAGWDKTTQLLEEVSFTDGKIYVRGRLTARGKRKRADYILYYKPNIPIAIVEAKDNRHSVRAGLQQALDYAEILDIPCVFSSNGDGFVFHDRTATDGNIETELDIDSFPSPEELLKKYKQYKGIHTSEAQEVALQDYYFDGSGRSPRYYQQIAVNRTVEAVANGQGRILLVMATGTGKTYTAFQIIHRLWKSRAKKRILFLADRTALIDQTRRGDFKHFKDKMTIIKKKVVSRADGKEELVSNNKRGIDTEDKAYEVFLGLYQGLTNASDIEDAYKDFSPEFFDLIVIDECHRGSAKEDSAWREILRYFNKATHIGLTATPKETKEVSNIEYFGDPIYTYSLKQGIDDGFLAPYRVVRVNLNVDAEGWRPEQGKKDKDGKEVEDRVYNRKDFDETLVIDERTQTVARKLTEFLKGYDRFAKTIVFCSDIDHAERMRFALSNLNADLVAKNHKYIMQITGDNDEGKRELDNFINPEETYPVIATTSELMTTGVDAQTCRIIVLDAEIKSMTKFKQIVGRGTRINEEFGKMFFTILDFRNVTDLFADKDFDGDPIRVKPVSEDTDLTNIVDEEQSIDSPIIDEETGEEIEIEANIRYPEPQTRTSKVNEPRQKVYVNGVDVSVLISREMYFDTNGKPITTSLKDHTKELIKGQYASLDDFLARWNSTDKKEIIIKELEEQGVLVEALRDAVNREVDLFDLICHVAFEQPPLTRKERANNVKKRDYFTKYGDQARKVLETLLDKYADEGVTNIESMDILKVKPLTDYGSPLEIIKQFGSKAKYLEAVKELEQELYNTGA is encoded by the coding sequence ATGATTGACAAGAAAACCCTTTCTGAACGTGATATTTGTACCAAATTCATCACACCTGCCATAGAAAAGGCGGGTTGGGACAAGACCACTCAGTTACTTGAAGAAGTATCATTTACAGATGGTAAAATCTATGTTAGGGGAAGGCTTACCGCAAGGGGAAAAAGAAAAAGAGCAGATTATATCCTATACTACAAACCCAATATCCCTATTGCAATTGTTGAGGCCAAGGACAATAGACATTCAGTAAGGGCAGGACTGCAACAAGCTTTGGACTATGCCGAAATCCTGGATATACCTTGTGTTTTTAGTAGCAATGGTGACGGGTTTGTTTTCCATGACCGGACGGCTACTGACGGAAATATTGAGACAGAACTTGATATTGATAGCTTTCCAAGTCCTGAAGAGCTTTTAAAAAAGTACAAACAATATAAAGGAATCCATACAAGCGAGGCTCAAGAAGTAGCATTACAGGATTATTATTTTGACGGAAGTGGTAGGTCGCCTCGATATTATCAACAAATTGCTGTAAACCGAACGGTAGAGGCGGTTGCAAATGGACAAGGAAGGATTTTACTGGTCATGGCAACCGGAACGGGAAAGACTTACACGGCTTTTCAGATCATCCACCGACTTTGGAAAAGTAGGGCAAAGAAGAGAATTCTGTTTTTAGCAGACAGAACAGCCCTAATAGATCAAACCAGAAGGGGGGATTTCAAACATTTCAAAGATAAGATGACCATCATCAAAAAAAAGGTGGTGAGCAGGGCAGATGGAAAGGAAGAGCTTGTAAGTAATAATAAGAGGGGAATAGATACAGAGGATAAGGCCTATGAAGTGTTCCTGGGCCTTTATCAGGGATTGACCAATGCCAGCGATATAGAAGATGCATACAAGGATTTTTCACCTGAATTTTTCGATCTCATAGTCATAGATGAGTGCCATAGAGGAAGTGCCAAAGAGGACAGTGCCTGGCGGGAGATACTTCGCTATTTCAATAAAGCGACCCATATTGGTTTGACAGCTACTCCCAAAGAAACCAAAGAGGTATCCAATATTGAATATTTTGGAGATCCGATTTATACCTATTCCCTTAAGCAAGGAATTGATGATGGTTTTTTGGCTCCTTATCGGGTGGTTCGGGTCAACCTGAACGTTGATGCTGAAGGCTGGCGGCCGGAGCAAGGGAAAAAGGATAAGGATGGCAAGGAAGTGGAAGACCGTGTATATAACCGGAAGGACTTTGATGAAACACTGGTCATCGATGAGCGAACCCAAACAGTGGCTAGAAAGCTTACTGAGTTTTTGAAAGGTTATGACCGATTTGCTAAGACCATTGTTTTTTGTTCGGACATTGATCATGCTGAGCGGATGCGATTTGCCCTATCCAATCTGAATGCTGATTTAGTGGCCAAGAACCACAAGTATATCATGCAGATCACGGGAGACAATGATGAAGGTAAAAGAGAGCTTGACAACTTTATCAATCCAGAAGAAACATATCCCGTGATAGCCACTACTTCCGAATTAATGACCACCGGAGTGGATGCCCAAACTTGTAGGATTATCGTATTGGATGCGGAAATCAAATCCATGACGAAGTTTAAGCAAATAGTAGGAAGAGGAACCAGGATTAATGAGGAATTCGGCAAAATGTTTTTTACTATTCTGGATTTTCGAAATGTTACTGATCTTTTTGCCGACAAGGACTTTGATGGAGACCCTATAAGAGTAAAACCTGTTTCAGAGGATACCGATTTGACCAATATCGTTGATGAAGAACAAAGCATTGACAGCCCGATCATAGACGAGGAGACAGGGGAGGAGATAGAAATCGAAGCAAATATTCGCTACCCGGAACCGCAGACAAGAACCAGCAAAGTCAATGAGCCCCGTCAGAAAGTGTACGTGAATGGGGTGGATGTATCGGTGTTGATCAGCCGTGAAATGTATTTTGACACCAATGGAAAGCCCATTACCACCAGCCTAAAAGACCATACCAAAGAATTGATCAAAGGTCAGTACGCATCCTTGGATGATTTCCTAGCTCGATGGAACAGTACGGACAAAAAAGAAATCATCATCAAGGAACTGGAAGAACAAGGTGTTTTGGTGGAAGCTTTGCGAGATGCAGTAAACAGGGAGGTTGATCTTTTTGATCTTATATGCCATGTTGCTTTTGAGCAGCCCCCGCTCACACGTAAGGAACGTGCCAATAATGTTAAAAAGCGTGATTATTTCACTAAATATGGTGACCAAGCCAGGAAAGTTTTGGAAACGCTTTTGGACAAGTATGCAGACGAAGGAGTGACCAATATTGAGAGCATGGATATCCTCAAGGTCAAACCGCTTACGGATTACGGTTCCCCCTTGGAGATTATCAAGCAGTTTGGAAGCAAAGCCAAATATTTAGAAGCCGTAAAAGAATTGGAACAAGAATTATATAATACAGGAGCTTAA
- a CDS encoding helix-turn-helix domain-containing protein gives MSDPSKFKEALLDNQSIGHNMMAFRKLRGQKAIELSFHLGISEAAYTKYERGETKITVELIKRYADYVQVDPIHILTIRPGQLIEYFDELEKRKVQMDSKQFDSLLEILRELKGSNETLKKPDKGGYCLT, from the coding sequence ATGAGTGATCCAAGCAAATTTAAAGAAGCGCTCCTTGATAATCAATCAATAGGACATAATATGATGGCCTTTAGAAAACTGAGAGGGCAAAAGGCCATAGAGCTGTCTTTTCATTTAGGAATCAGCGAGGCCGCTTATACCAAGTATGAACGTGGAGAAACCAAAATCACCGTGGAGTTGATTAAAAGATATGCTGATTATGTGCAGGTTGATCCCATTCATATTTTGACCATAAGGCCAGGGCAACTGATTGAGTATTTTGATGAACTCGAAAAAAGAAAAGTTCAAATGGATAGCAAGCAGTTTGATTCCTTACTCGAAATACTCCGCGAACTCAAAGGCAGTAATGAGACCTTAAAAAAGCCTGATAAAGGAGGCTATTGTTTAACTTAA
- the rhuM gene encoding virulence RhuM family protein has protein sequence MSSEILIYQTEDGQTKIQTRLENETVWLTQEQISDLFQRDRSVITKHIGNVFKEGELDEKSNVQILHISGSDRPVKFYNLDVIISVGYRVKSHRGVQFRKWATSRIKEYIVKGFTMNDELLKEAGGGNYFDELLARIRDIRSSEKVFWRKVLDIYATSIDYDPNTEISTTFFKTVQNKMHWAAHGNTAAEVIYKRIDAGKKNLGLTNFKGAKPTKKEIEVAKNYLNEQELEILNRIVTAYLEMAELQAMNRKPMYMKDWVSRLDDFLTMTGNEILTHAGKISHQKALGKAHSEYEKFKEKTKNELSQVEKDFIENIDKTAKQLKNKKK, from the coding sequence ATGAGTTCGGAAATACTAATTTACCAAACAGAAGACGGGCAGACCAAAATTCAAACCCGATTGGAGAACGAAACCGTATGGCTGACCCAAGAACAAATCAGTGACCTTTTTCAGCGGGACCGAAGTGTGATCACCAAGCACATAGGGAATGTTTTTAAAGAAGGAGAATTGGACGAAAAAAGCAATGTGCAGATTTTGCACATTAGTGGTTCAGACCGTCCAGTTAAGTTCTATAACCTGGATGTCATCATTTCTGTGGGATACAGGGTGAAATCTCATCGGGGTGTTCAGTTTAGAAAATGGGCCACCTCGAGAATCAAAGAGTACATCGTTAAGGGATTTACCATGAATGACGAGCTCCTAAAAGAGGCCGGAGGCGGTAACTACTTTGATGAACTTCTTGCCAGAATTCGGGACATTAGATCTTCCGAGAAGGTGTTTTGGAGAAAGGTTCTGGATATCTATGCTACCAGTATAGACTACGATCCCAACACCGAAATTTCTACCACTTTTTTCAAAACGGTACAAAATAAAATGCACTGGGCTGCACATGGAAACACAGCGGCAGAAGTAATTTACAAAAGGATAGATGCCGGTAAAAAAAATCTTGGACTTACTAATTTTAAGGGGGCAAAGCCCACAAAAAAGGAAATCGAGGTAGCCAAGAATTACCTGAACGAGCAGGAATTGGAAATTCTAAACAGGATCGTTACGGCTTACCTCGAAATGGCAGAATTACAGGCGATGAACCGAAAGCCCATGTATATGAAGGACTGGGTATCCAGGCTGGATGATTTTTTGACCATGACTGGGAATGAAATATTGACCCATGCGGGTAAGATCAGCCATCAAAAGGCACTGGGTAAAGCCCATTCGGAGTATGAGAAGTTCAAAGAAAAAACTAAGAATGAGCTTTCTCAAGTAGAGAAAGATTTTATTGAAAATATTGACAAGACTGCCAAGCAGCTAAAAAACAAGAAGAAATAA
- a CDS encoding protein kinase family protein, with translation MEDIKNKVIKFIKKEKKIDTAVGEVIIDKPYLGQGGNGVVYEGRLGKGEGGNEPFAIKFLTIIKSSEKTERFVSEFFNVSTLPSNNYIIKNISFDRVNIEDKVVSIILMKKYQYNLKTIRKKIKKPSFDEVEKLFEFLIKSVKFIHDNGIIHRDLKPENILIDEFGNYVLADFGIAKFNPDMFSLSSITKDTRLGNRIFSAPEQSENNVRAHESMGIWAIGQILQWFVTHETHHGNGRVSISSYFDSPFVNTIDIVIDRCLQNDPSHRFGNISEIEDLIEKSKFIPYNDYLSYVSLFNNALNYTFPRGVNKLSTTDSKGKIDRLLEKISSIRKYKKRVEKRIGNMVLNLNSNPLIYEIEDGRWDHMDLVNENGIWLLGNMEIRVKNIWTYFDNNMYNDFLILQTEAMPSFGIYPEYQPSIEERQEDILSNYLSVYDFETVGYVDNEFYISTEELDAGYAETNEGESIELSKHQCCLRTRCLKDMFILMGSKHHTYFSPFLFRNEGIKPTTSSFIENFRSNLDSIESYSYGFIKEIREFTGNHKQYLYGINDDF, from the coding sequence ATGGAAGATATTAAAAATAAAGTTATTAAGTTCATCAAGAAGGAGAAAAAAATAGATACTGCAGTTGGTGAAGTAATAATTGACAAACCTTATCTCGGCCAGGGTGGAAATGGTGTAGTTTATGAGGGTAGGTTGGGAAAAGGTGAAGGCGGAAATGAACCATTTGCTATAAAATTCCTGACAATAATTAAAAGTTCAGAGAAAACAGAAAGGTTTGTTTCAGAATTTTTTAACGTGTCGACTCTTCCTTCAAATAATTATATCATCAAAAATATATCGTTCGATAGGGTAAATATTGAAGATAAAGTTGTTTCTATTATATTGATGAAGAAATACCAATATAATCTGAAAACGATTAGGAAAAAAATCAAGAAACCTAGTTTTGATGAAGTTGAAAAATTATTCGAATTTCTTATTAAATCAGTGAAATTCATTCATGATAATGGAATAATACATCGTGATTTAAAACCAGAAAATATTTTGATTGACGAGTTTGGGAATTATGTTCTTGCAGATTTTGGAATTGCTAAATTCAACCCTGATATGTTTTCGCTTTCCTCAATAACCAAAGATACAAGGCTAGGTAACAGAATATTTTCTGCACCTGAACAATCAGAAAATAATGTTAGAGCTCATGAAAGTATGGGTATCTGGGCGATTGGACAAATATTGCAGTGGTTTGTAACACATGAAACCCATCATGGTAATGGAAGAGTTTCAATATCAAGCTATTTTGATTCACCGTTTGTTAATACAATTGATATAGTAATTGATAGGTGTTTGCAGAATGATCCATCCCATAGATTTGGAAATATTTCAGAAATTGAAGACCTAATAGAAAAGTCGAAATTTATACCTTACAACGATTATCTTTCTTACGTAAGTTTATTTAATAATGCATTAAACTATACATTTCCTAGAGGAGTAAACAAACTTAGCACTACGGATTCAAAGGGAAAAATTGATAGACTATTAGAGAAAATATCCTCAATCCGAAAATATAAAAAAAGGGTTGAAAAAAGGATAGGTAATATGGTATTAAATTTGAATTCGAATCCACTAATTTATGAGATTGAAGATGGTAGATGGGACCATATGGATTTGGTTAATGAAAATGGTATTTGGCTTCTGGGGAACATGGAAATAAGGGTGAAAAATATATGGACCTATTTTGACAATAATATGTATAATGACTTTTTAATATTACAAACAGAAGCAATGCCATCATTTGGTATCTATCCTGAATACCAACCTAGCATTGAAGAAAGGCAAGAAGATATTTTAAGTAATTATTTAAGTGTATATGATTTTGAAACAGTAGGATACGTTGACAATGAATTTTATATTTCAACGGAAGAGTTAGACGCTGGTTATGCTGAGACAAATGAAGGCGAATCAATAGAATTAAGCAAACACCAATGCTGCTTAAGGACAAGATGTTTAAAGGATATGTTCATTTTGATGGGGTCGAAACATCATACATATTTTTCGCCATTTTTGTTTCGTAACGAAGGGATAAAGCCAACAACTTCTAGCTTCATCGAAAATTTCAGAAGCAATCTTGATTCAATAGAGTCCTATTCCTATGGGTTTATTAAAGAAATTAGAGAATTTACTGGTAATCACAAACAATATCTGTATGGAATAAATGATGATTTTTGA
- a CDS encoding helix-turn-helix transcriptional regulator, translating to MTNSAARNIHQGRNIKRFREMLGIKQDALAHELGEDWSQKKISLLEQKESIEENILKEVAEILHIPVEAIQNFDEEQAVNIISNTFNDQSNGYNYYPTFNINPFEKWIEAMDEIKRLNEEKIAMYERMLKEKDEMIVRLERLTGK from the coding sequence ATGACCAATTCAGCTGCACGAAATATCCATCAGGGACGAAATATCAAACGCTTTAGGGAAATGCTGGGCATCAAGCAAGATGCCTTGGCCCACGAACTAGGAGAGGACTGGTCCCAAAAGAAAATCAGCCTACTAGAGCAAAAAGAGAGCATAGAGGAAAATATTCTAAAGGAGGTAGCAGAAATCCTTCATATTCCTGTTGAGGCCATCCAGAACTTTGATGAGGAGCAGGCGGTGAATATTATTTCGAATACTTTTAACGACCAATCTAATGGTTATAATTACTACCCAACATTCAATATTAACCCATTTGAAAAGTGGATAGAGGCAATGGATGAAATCAAAAGGTTAAATGAGGAAAAGATCGCAATGTATGAACGAATGCTAAAGGAGAAGGATGAAATGATAGTAAGGTTGGAGCGGTTGACTGGGAAATAA